In a single window of the Gemmatimonadota bacterium genome:
- a CDS encoding C4-type zinc ribbon domain-containing protein, whose protein sequence is MRESLVNLLKLQEIDKEINALHQSQIDYPKEINSLKTELQDARDQLDAQQQRSEELEKNRRALERELSAIEEDLKKHQDRLYEVKTNKEYDALQLEIATLHDRKDQHETAILESIETVEEIGEKLREDENYYKEIEEDRQKRIDELTVKLNSVEKNVRTWEKKRSAIEPGVENSPLNMYNRIRRVVRGGIAIVPVRKGACGGCYRQLSPQRLVEVKRADSIIRCENCGRLLVWSDEEAEV, encoded by the coding sequence ATGAGAGAGAGTTTGGTTAATTTGCTGAAACTTCAAGAAATCGACAAAGAAATCAACGCATTGCACCAATCCCAAATTGATTACCCGAAAGAAATCAACAGTCTCAAAACAGAACTGCAAGATGCACGCGATCAACTCGACGCCCAACAACAGCGCAGTGAAGAATTGGAAAAAAATCGCCGGGCACTCGAAAGAGAACTCAGCGCAATTGAAGAAGACCTGAAAAAACATCAAGACCGTCTCTATGAAGTAAAGACCAACAAAGAATACGATGCCTTGCAACTCGAAATCGCCACCCTCCACGATCGCAAGGATCAACACGAAACCGCCATTTTGGAAAGCATTGAAACGGTTGAAGAAATTGGGGAAAAACTTCGCGAAGACGAAAATTATTACAAGGAAATTGAAGAAGATCGGCAAAAACGTATCGATGAATTAACGGTCAAACTCAATTCTGTAGAAAAAAATGTGCGTACTTGGGAAAAGAAGCGATCAGCCATTGAACCCGGTGTGGAAAACAGTCCTTTAAACATGTACAATCGCATCCGCAGAGTTGTCAGAGGCGGTATTGCCATTGTACCAGTTCGCAAAGGGGCCTGTGGCGGCTGTTACCGCCAATTATCACCTCAGCGCCTGGTGGAAGTGAAACGCGCCGACAGCATTATACGCTGCGAAAATTGTGGTCGCCTTCTGGTGTGGAGTGACGAAGAGGCTGAAGTTTGA
- a CDS encoding phytanoyl-CoA dioxygenase family protein, with amino-acid sequence MPLSVDIEDKFVFDLDGYIVIENVLSDREVDELNAIVDEKMKKVDGKYRSVGRPSTWGKPFQKLLDHPKIMPYLLEFLGPKVRIDHDYSIFMQKGGQRGRLHGGDNGREGDHWYKYRDGVIRTGLTVVTFFTMPARKGDGGFCCIPGTHKTNFLNSIPQDVREYERVPHYVVQPEVNAGDALIFTEALVHGTMPWTADHERRAFLYKYSPGHSSWANTYYNVDDYENLTAQQVRLMAPPSIGQRPDTVLLEESG; translated from the coding sequence ATGCCGTTATCGGTGGATATTGAAGATAAATTTGTATTTGATTTAGATGGCTACATTGTCATTGAGAACGTGCTTTCAGATCGGGAAGTTGATGAACTGAATGCGATTGTAGATGAGAAAATGAAAAAGGTCGATGGCAAATATCGCAGTGTGGGACGGCCCTCAACGTGGGGAAAGCCTTTTCAGAAGTTGCTGGATCACCCGAAGATTATGCCTTATCTGCTGGAATTTTTGGGACCAAAGGTACGAATTGACCACGATTACAGCATTTTTATGCAAAAAGGTGGGCAGCGAGGGCGATTGCACGGAGGCGATAATGGGCGCGAGGGTGACCACTGGTACAAATACCGCGATGGTGTTATTCGGACCGGGTTGACGGTGGTAACTTTTTTCACGATGCCGGCGCGCAAAGGCGATGGTGGGTTTTGTTGTATTCCCGGCACACACAAGACCAATTTTTTGAATAGCATTCCACAGGATGTGCGGGAGTATGAACGGGTACCGCACTATGTGGTACAGCCCGAAGTGAACGCGGGGGATGCGTTGATTTTTACAGAGGCGTTGGTTCACGGGACGATGCCGTGGACAGCCGATCATGAGCGGCGTGCGTTTCTCTATAAATACAGCCCCGGGCATTCATCGTGGGCAAATACGTATTACAATGTCGATGATTATGAAAATTTGACGGCACAACAGGTTCGCTTAATGGCTCCACCATCAATAGGTCAGCGGCCCGATACTGTGCTGTTGGAAGAAAGTGGGTAA
- the modB gene encoding molybdate ABC transporter permease subunit, whose amino-acid sequence MFPTPEEYTVLVLSLKVGLLCVVISLPFAVLLGWVLARKNFRGKLILDGLCHLPLVLPPVVVGYLLLLLLGRRGFLGQILSDWFGLQIAFTWRGAVLAAAVVGFPLMLRAVRLAIESVDPRLERAARTLGANPLRAFFSITLRLAIPGVLVGSLLTFARSLGEFGATITFVSNIAGETRTLPLAIFTYINQPDGEAAAARLVMLSIILSLGALIASETIARKMKN is encoded by the coding sequence ATATTCCCAACTCCTGAAGAATACACCGTCCTTGTCCTATCGCTTAAAGTCGGCCTGCTCTGCGTGGTAATAAGCCTGCCCTTTGCCGTATTATTGGGATGGGTGCTGGCGCGCAAAAACTTTCGGGGCAAGCTCATCCTCGACGGCCTGTGTCACCTGCCCCTTGTGTTGCCGCCTGTAGTTGTCGGATATCTACTACTACTCCTGTTGGGACGTCGGGGTTTTCTGGGTCAAATTTTGAGCGACTGGTTTGGTTTGCAGATCGCATTTACCTGGCGAGGTGCTGTATTAGCCGCTGCTGTCGTGGGTTTTCCCCTCATGTTAAGAGCCGTTCGCCTCGCCATAGAAAGTGTTGACCCCCGCCTTGAGCGCGCTGCCCGTACCCTGGGTGCCAATCCGCTCCGCGCCTTTTTCTCCATAACGCTGCGCCTGGCCATCCCGGGCGTACTCGTTGGCTCCCTCCTCACATTTGCCCGTAGCCTCGGCGAATTTGGCGCCACCATCACCTTTGTCTCCAATATTGCCGGCGAAACCCGCACACTCCCACTCGCCATTTTCACGTACATCAACCAGCCCGACGGCGAAGCCGCTGCCGCACGTCTCGTCATGCTTTCCATCATCCTGTCTCTGGGCGCGCTCATCGCCAGCGAGACCATCGCCCGCAAAATGAAAAATTAA
- a CDS encoding RNA polymerase sigma factor, which translates to MQYAEERDLVRRTLNGDAGAFNSLYKRHHARILATLIGRTRNRHDAEDLMQVTFLRAYRGLSGFRGEAAFSTWLMQIALNVCTTHMRSKQARRSWQQTIEDPQLGYRDSWEPANTERPDDALSRKECREILEESIAELPQRYRHAVRLRYVQDRSYAEIARELGVPMGTLKTWLHRARHQLQESLNDTELAAM; encoded by the coding sequence ATGCAGTACGCAGAAGAGCGGGACCTGGTGCGTCGCACATTAAATGGCGATGCCGGGGCTTTTAACAGCCTTTACAAACGCCACCACGCCCGGATTCTCGCCACATTAATTGGACGAACCAGAAATCGACACGATGCTGAAGATTTGATGCAAGTGACTTTCTTACGCGCCTATCGCGGTTTGTCCGGGTTCCGTGGGGAGGCTGCGTTTTCAACATGGCTGATGCAAATTGCCCTTAATGTGTGTACCACGCACATGCGATCCAAACAAGCCCGTAGATCGTGGCAGCAAACCATTGAAGATCCACAACTCGGCTATCGAGATAGCTGGGAGCCAGCCAATACAGAGCGTCCCGACGATGCATTGTCTCGAAAAGAATGCCGCGAAATACTCGAAGAAAGCATAGCAGAACTGCCACAGCGATATCGCCATGCCGTGCGATTGCGCTATGTGCAGGATCGATCTTATGCAGAAATTGCCAGAGAACTCGGCGTGCCGATGGGCACCCTGAAAACCTGGCTTCATCGCGCGCGACACCAGTTGCAAGAATCTCTCAATGACACGGAACTTGCGGCAATGTAA
- a CDS encoding dihydroxy-acid dehydratase family protein, translating into MQKDYSEVKGQLRSQEWFNNPHNMGMTAVYVERYMNYGWTREELQSGKPVIGIAQTGGDLTPCNRIHVELVDRVKAGIRDNGGIPFEFPVHPIAEQGKRPTAALDRNLAYLGLVEILHGYPIDGVVLTTGCDKTTPACIMAACTMNLPSIVLSGGPMLDGHWRGHLAGSGTVVWEARERYAAGEIDYDGFMDIVTSSSPSVGHCNTMGTALSMNALAEALGLSLTGCAAIPAPYRARKQMAYRTGLRIVDMVKEDLTPNKVLTPEAFQNAIVVNSALGGSTNAPVHITAMARHIGLELPAKDWQTHGHHIPLLVNCQPAGEYLGEAFYRAGGVPAVMTELVKAGKLHTHCQTVTGKTIGENLKNIAIEDERVIKPYDQPLKENAGFIVLSGNLFEAGLLKTSVIGDDFSKKYLQREGDENAWEGTAVVFDGPEDYHHRINDPDLPIDENSMLFVRYCGPVGYPGSAEVVNMLPPDRLVQAGISELPCIGDGRQSGTSASPSILNASPEATVGGGLAFLKTGDRVRIDLNTCTANVLVSDRELAQRKKDWKQPDLVHQTPWQEIYRQSVGQLADGACLELAVKYQNVRDNTPRHSH; encoded by the coding sequence ATGCAGAAGGATTATTCTGAAGTCAAAGGTCAACTGCGCAGTCAAGAGTGGTTTAACAACCCGCACAACATGGGCATGACAGCCGTTTATGTCGAACGCTATATGAACTACGGCTGGACGCGCGAAGAACTCCAATCGGGCAAACCCGTTATCGGCATCGCGCAAACGGGCGGCGACCTCACCCCCTGCAATCGCATTCACGTCGAATTGGTCGATCGCGTCAAAGCCGGTATCCGCGACAACGGCGGCATACCCTTTGAATTTCCCGTACACCCCATTGCAGAACAGGGCAAACGACCCACAGCTGCCCTCGACCGCAACCTCGCGTACCTCGGGCTGGTCGAAATCCTGCACGGCTATCCCATCGACGGCGTCGTCCTCACCACCGGATGCGACAAAACCACACCGGCCTGCATCATGGCCGCCTGTACCATGAACCTCCCCTCCATCGTCCTCTCTGGCGGCCCCATGCTCGACGGGCACTGGCGCGGTCATCTGGCCGGATCGGGCACGGTTGTATGGGAAGCCCGCGAACGCTACGCGGCTGGCGAAATCGACTACGACGGATTCATGGATATCGTCACATCATCCTCGCCCAGTGTGGGTCACTGCAACACAATGGGAACCGCCCTATCCATGAACGCATTGGCCGAAGCACTTGGATTATCGCTTACCGGATGTGCGGCCATCCCCGCCCCCTATCGCGCCCGCAAACAAATGGCCTATCGCACGGGCCTGCGCATCGTCGATATGGTCAAAGAAGATCTCACCCCCAACAAGGTCCTCACGCCAGAAGCCTTCCAAAACGCCATTGTCGTCAACTCTGCGCTTGGCGGTTCGACCAATGCGCCGGTTCACATCACCGCCATGGCGCGACACATCGGGCTGGAACTACCGGCAAAAGACTGGCAAACCCATGGTCACCACATCCCCCTGCTCGTCAACTGTCAGCCCGCAGGCGAATACCTCGGCGAAGCCTTTTATCGAGCCGGTGGCGTACCCGCCGTCATGACCGAACTCGTCAAAGCCGGCAAACTCCACACCCATTGCCAGACCGTCACAGGCAAAACCATAGGTGAAAATCTCAAAAACATCGCCATTGAAGACGAGCGCGTCATCAAGCCCTATGACCAACCCCTAAAAGAAAACGCCGGGTTCATTGTACTCAGCGGCAACCTCTTTGAAGCGGGCTTGCTCAAAACCTCTGTAATTGGCGACGACTTCAGCAAAAAATATCTCCAGCGCGAAGGCGATGAAAACGCCTGGGAAGGCACAGCAGTGGTCTTCGACGGCCCCGAAGATTATCACCACCGCATCAACGATCCCGATTTGCCCATCGACGAAAATTCCATGCTCTTCGTGCGCTATTGTGGCCCCGTGGGCTATCCCGGCTCAGCCGAAGTCGTCAACATGCTCCCGCCTGACCGCCTCGTGCAGGCGGGCATTTCCGAACTGCCCTGCATCGGCGACGGACGTCAAAGCGGCACCTCTGCCAGCCCGTCCATACTCAACGCCTCGCCCGAAGCCACAGTGGGCGGTGGCCTTGCCTTTCTCAAAACGGGCGACCGCGTGCGCATCGACCTCAACACATGCACGGCCAATGTCCTCGTCAGCGACCGGGAACTCGCGCAGCGCAAAAAGGACTGGAAACAACCCGATCTGGTCCACCAGACACCCTGGCAGGAAATCTATCGCCAAAGTGTGGGGCAACTCGCCGACGGCGCGTGTTTGGAACTGGCCGTCAAATACCAGAATGTGCGCGACAACACCCCTCGCCATTCGCATTAA
- a CDS encoding ABC transporter permease, whose amino-acid sequence MLKNYLTIALRNLVRYKTYTAINALGLATGIAFCLLTFLYVRHEWTYDQFHEKSDRIFRLGMSGGMFGGRDNTIHVRLSDQIGPLMRDNIPQFAHVVRIHEGPGTISHGNNTFEVKSLFTDEDFFQLFTFPLIHGDSKTALANPNNLVLTQSAAKKYFGQTNVVGQEISIRDKIWNEEEKTFVIAGIAQDPPENSSIQFDLIFSQASRPPSKNKVTSFIMTPDGKTERKEIAPPVFSRGRNVTYIQLIDNVQMSDLAPVLNAFVEANKTPTPVSRAKSKPRFFEQDLTLHLQPIADIHFDREITNGLSTPSNPAYSYILAGIALSVLLVACINFTNLAIARSATRAREVGVRKVVGAMRFQLMKQFWGESLLLTGVGMLLGLALTEFFLSTFNALTQVNLTLDYRPSLSGLLFGLSLLLVIGLGSGIYPALVLSGFDPIAVLKNRFNIGGRSWSGRVLIVGQFVVAILFLIATLVMSRQLTFLKEKNLGLNESQVVLVKPRISLEDRQERYRILQLFKRELKLHLQIVNVTQSRLFSHLEADSDTRKSNITFPNGEIVEKAEISVDYDFFDTLGINLLAGRNFSPDFGTDATQAVLVNKTFVERAQLEQPLNAALPMTKMMASFATGDSLPKVQQIKDPQIIGVVDDFHLRSLHHTLPPLVIFLDAVGYADDFLVRIRPERMPETLAFMAEKWQSIAGDAPFDYVFLDENFDRLYREEERWGTIVQYASFFALFVACLGVLGLTSLAITRRTKEIGIRKVLGASNHHIVALLSREFVVLILIANLIAWPIAHYGVEHWLRDFAYRIDAGMGLFMLGGLLVFLTALLTIGVQALKAAQRNPVHALRYE is encoded by the coding sequence ATGCTCAAAAATTACCTGACCATAGCCCTGCGAAATCTGGTACGCTACAAAACATACACCGCGATCAATGCCCTCGGCCTGGCAACGGGCATTGCGTTTTGCCTCCTCACATTTCTCTACGTGCGGCACGAATGGACTTATGATCAATTTCACGAAAAATCCGATCGCATTTTCCGACTCGGCATGTCTGGTGGAATGTTTGGCGGAAGAGACAATACCATACATGTCCGACTATCGGATCAAATTGGACCACTCATGCGAGATAACATCCCGCAATTCGCCCACGTTGTGCGGATCCATGAAGGCCCAGGCACTATATCTCACGGCAACAACACCTTTGAAGTGAAATCTCTGTTTACCGACGAAGACTTTTTTCAATTATTCACGTTTCCACTCATTCACGGCGATTCCAAAACCGCACTCGCAAATCCAAACAATCTTGTCTTAACGCAAAGTGCGGCAAAAAAATATTTCGGACAAACCAATGTTGTGGGACAGGAAATCAGCATCCGCGACAAAATCTGGAACGAGGAAGAGAAGACTTTTGTAATCGCGGGTATCGCACAGGATCCTCCTGAAAATTCCAGCATTCAATTCGATCTGATTTTTTCTCAAGCAAGCCGTCCTCCTTCTAAAAATAAAGTAACGTCATTTATCATGACACCAGACGGCAAAACCGAACGCAAAGAAATTGCCCCGCCCGTCTTTTCGAGGGGAAGAAATGTCACCTATATACAACTAATTGACAACGTGCAAATGTCAGACTTAGCTCCTGTCCTGAATGCATTTGTTGAAGCAAACAAAACGCCAACTCCTGTAAGCAGGGCCAAGTCTAAGCCCAGATTTTTTGAACAGGACTTGACCTTGCACTTGCAGCCCATTGCGGATATCCATTTTGATCGCGAAATAACAAATGGACTTTCAACACCGAGCAACCCCGCATATTCCTATATCCTCGCGGGCATTGCCCTATCCGTATTGCTGGTGGCGTGCATCAATTTTACGAACCTCGCCATTGCGCGATCTGCGACCCGAGCGCGAGAGGTGGGTGTGCGCAAAGTGGTCGGGGCGATGCGTTTTCAACTGATGAAACAATTTTGGGGCGAATCTCTGCTGCTCACGGGTGTGGGAATGCTGTTGGGACTTGCGCTAACAGAGTTTTTTCTTTCGACCTTCAATGCTTTGACACAGGTAAATTTAACACTGGATTATCGGCCCTCCCTATCTGGCCTGCTCTTTGGCCTGTCGCTCTTATTGGTTATAGGTCTGGGTTCAGGCATCTATCCAGCACTCGTGCTATCGGGTTTTGACCCCATTGCCGTTTTGAAGAACCGATTCAATATCGGCGGCAGGTCTTGGTCTGGCCGCGTCCTGATCGTTGGTCAGTTCGTCGTTGCAATTTTGTTTCTCATCGCCACCCTTGTAATGTCTCGGCAATTGACATTCTTAAAAGAAAAGAATCTGGGCTTGAATGAGTCGCAGGTCGTGTTGGTAAAACCGAGGATCTCGTTAGAAGATCGTCAGGAACGTTATAGGATATTGCAACTTTTCAAGCGAGAACTCAAACTTCACCTTCAGATCGTAAACGTGACACAATCGCGTTTATTCTCCCACCTGGAAGCGGACTCAGACACCCGCAAAAGCAATATTACATTTCCCAATGGAGAAATCGTGGAAAAAGCCGAAATTTCCGTAGATTACGACTTTTTCGATACACTGGGTATTAATTTATTGGCGGGACGCAACTTTTCGCCAGATTTTGGCACAGATGCAACACAGGCTGTTCTGGTCAATAAAACATTTGTCGAACGCGCGCAATTGGAACAACCATTGAATGCGGCCTTGCCCATGACGAAGATGATGGCTTCTTTTGCGACGGGAGATAGCTTACCAAAAGTTCAGCAAATAAAAGATCCCCAAATTATCGGTGTCGTAGATGACTTTCATCTACGGTCACTGCATCATACTCTACCTCCTTTGGTGATATTTTTAGATGCAGTCGGCTATGCCGACGATTTCCTTGTACGCATTCGCCCAGAACGCATGCCTGAAACGCTCGCCTTTATGGCTGAAAAGTGGCAGTCTATTGCGGGCGATGCACCGTTTGACTACGTCTTCCTCGACGAAAATTTTGATCGCCTCTACCGCGAGGAAGAACGCTGGGGCACCATTGTCCAATACGCCTCTTTCTTCGCGCTCTTTGTCGCCTGCCTCGGAGTCCTCGGCCTCACATCCCTTGCCATTACCCGACGCACCAAAGAAATCGGCATCCGCAAAGTACTCGGCGCATCGAACCATCACATCGTCGCCTTATTGTCCCGGGAATTTGTAGTACTTATTCTCATCGCCAACCTGATCGCCTGGCCCATCGCCCATTACGGCGTCGAACACTGGTTGCGGGATTTTGCCTACCGCATCGATGCAGGTATGGGCCTCTTTATGCTCGGCGGATTACTCGTCTTTTTAACAGCCCTGCTCACCATCGGCGTTCAAGCCCTCAAAGCCGCACAGCGCAATCCCGTTCACGCCCTGCGATATGAATGA
- the modC gene encoding molybdenum ABC transporter ATP-binding protein: protein MLTLCVHRQLAEFTLEIDVTCAYPVTAVFGPSGCGKTTLLNLISGLMRPDSGQISIDDTILFHAEKGIDLPPEKRRIGHVFQDDLLFPHLTVRQNLLYGYQFLAPSERKFHPDTIIDLLELNTLLDRLPNLLSGGERQRVALGRAILTSPRLLIMDEPLTALDQELKDRIMPYLRHIRTDLGIPMLYVSHAIGEILQLTGQVIVLNRGQVLAHGDFFSLAHQPEILPLLEAHGFENVLPVEVIAPNRVQYNNQILHIPPCDRASGTQIFIGIRANDIILCRQRPAGLSIRNALSGRILDIVETHGRRLVYIDIGKRLAAEVTPEAIEELALKIGDPVICLIKTHAIRIGPDVS from the coding sequence ATGCTCACCCTTTGCGTACACAGGCAACTCGCCGAATTTACCCTTGAAATCGATGTGACATGTGCCTATCCCGTCACCGCGGTATTTGGCCCTTCGGGCTGCGGCAAAACCACCCTCCTGAACCTCATAAGCGGCCTGATGCGGCCAGATAGCGGTCAAATAAGCATTGATGACACCATTTTATTCCACGCTGAAAAAGGCATTGACCTGCCGCCAGAAAAGCGACGCATAGGCCATGTATTTCAGGACGATTTACTCTTTCCGCACCTGACCGTGCGCCAGAATCTCCTGTACGGATATCAATTTCTCGCGCCATCAGAACGCAAATTTCATCCCGACACCATTATCGACCTGCTCGAATTAAACACCCTGCTCGACCGCCTCCCAAATCTACTCTCAGGTGGTGAACGCCAGCGCGTCGCCCTGGGACGAGCCATCCTGACTTCTCCCAGACTGCTCATCATGGATGAACCCCTGACCGCGCTCGATCAAGAGCTCAAAGACCGCATCATGCCCTATCTGCGCCACATTCGCACGGATTTGGGCATCCCCATGCTCTACGTCAGCCACGCAATTGGTGAAATTCTGCAACTCACCGGACAGGTCATTGTGCTCAATCGCGGACAAGTACTCGCGCATGGAGACTTCTTTTCTCTCGCTCATCAGCCCGAAATTCTGCCTCTGCTCGAAGCGCACGGCTTTGAAAATGTCCTGCCCGTTGAAGTCATCGCACCCAATCGCGTGCAATACAACAATCAGATCCTCCACATCCCCCCCTGTGATCGCGCATCGGGCACGCAGATCTTTATAGGCATCCGGGCAAACGACATCATTTTATGCCGACAACGACCTGCGGGTTTAAGCATACGCAACGCCCTCTCTGGACGGATTCTCGATATCGTTGAAACACATGGCCGACGCCTCGTGTACATCGACATAGGCAAACGCCTCGCCGCCGAAGTCACGCCCGAAGCCATAGAGGAATTGGCTTTAAAAATCGGCGACCCCGTAATTTGCCTGATAAAAACACACGCCATTCGCATAGGCCCAGATGTCTCTTGA
- a CDS encoding YgiT-type zinc finger protein, whose product MHCDICGRENAHIHKIDRMYGKGKHTVTIRNIPLAICSTCDERYFAPRIHDNAEQLSPVLHKHSESTCLV is encoded by the coding sequence ATGCACTGCGACATTTGCGGGCGTGAAAACGCGCACATCCACAAAATCGACCGCATGTATGGCAAGGGGAAACACACCGTCACCATTCGCAATATTCCCCTTGCGATATGTTCGACCTGTGATGAACGCTATTTTGCGCCTCGCATACACGACAACGCCGAGCAACTGAGTCCAGTACTTCACAAACACTCGGAATCGACCTGTCTTGTATAA
- a CDS encoding GWxTD domain-containing protein gives MKTIIMGILCIALTATDGLAKDASPEAIAAAERAYREGMKHFEAENLDAALVSFQSAIAQHEKYAPAYVGLGHVYLQQGDLSEAEKAFKTAVSKNKKYAPAYNGLGLVYSRKKNELRRAIAYFRDANRADKTYSEAQYNLAQTLENYGSSETLKAYRNVLKIDPKHPNANYRIGILLDTDGEREKAVQAYRDQLEAKPEHLGARLNLGIDLKLLGQLREALQHLLKVATVASDFQRRAVLELAQVFQRAKAFEQSARLFESYIKQLSEKEQETYCDLNLVASGPILKEYNDTETLPQKKRVFRTFWSRLDPAPVTEANERLLEHYRRVAYAREFFGTLRFPWDARGEAYIRYGSPDHVSNSGNIQLERTKKLVDVKERLIQKAGPAVDRLLRARADAVASSMVGMRGQLQRTGDRSPGARGERQQVTSGTILGWPVYPVDGIWEYWIYADVGDGIEVVFEQRSNQGAWDYADIPLGRGRIARIWQDMHPEIVLKQVAAITPMTYRPDFATGALDFYLASSAFRGQEDLTALEIYYGIPTAQLHFAAGQEGVQIAQLDRGIVVYNQAGDPVYRTSQEMVLRASGEADQSPGAYMPEMDRLFLTPGNYRISVQVLDRRSRKSQVYHINRVVPEYDIDDELKISDVELAATINVADKSRFQKGDIEVIPIASKAYLPTQPVFIYFEIYNLKRNAFGQTKYRVSYVVRSRDQKTIGARILGSVGKMLGQKSEQGVVSIEYEQVGTETQEPGYLELDMSRSEPGEKIVEIAIVDETTGQTATATATFVTQ, from the coding sequence ATGAAAACGATAATAATGGGAATTTTGTGCATTGCGCTGACTGCAACAGATGGTCTGGCAAAAGATGCTTCGCCAGAGGCCATTGCCGCGGCAGAAAGAGCATATCGTGAAGGGATGAAACACTTTGAGGCAGAAAATCTGGACGCGGCACTTGTATCGTTTCAATCTGCGATTGCCCAGCACGAAAAGTACGCACCCGCCTATGTGGGTCTGGGGCATGTCTATTTGCAACAGGGCGATTTGTCCGAAGCGGAAAAGGCATTTAAGACCGCAGTCTCAAAAAACAAAAAATACGCGCCAGCTTACAATGGATTGGGGCTGGTATATAGCCGCAAAAAGAACGAACTACGTCGGGCAATTGCGTATTTTCGGGATGCAAATCGAGCAGACAAAACGTACTCGGAAGCGCAATATAACCTGGCGCAAACCCTGGAAAATTACGGCAGCAGTGAGACCCTCAAAGCCTATCGCAATGTCTTAAAGATCGATCCCAAACACCCCAATGCAAACTATCGCATAGGCATATTGCTCGACACAGATGGAGAACGCGAAAAAGCCGTGCAAGCGTATCGCGATCAATTAGAAGCAAAACCTGAGCACCTCGGCGCGCGCTTGAATCTGGGCATTGATCTGAAATTGCTCGGGCAATTGCGAGAGGCACTTCAGCACCTGCTCAAAGTTGCAACGGTTGCCAGCGATTTTCAACGTCGCGCCGTATTGGAATTGGCGCAGGTATTTCAAAGGGCAAAGGCATTTGAACAATCAGCGCGATTATTTGAATCCTATATCAAACAGTTGTCCGAAAAAGAGCAAGAAACGTATTGCGATCTGAATCTCGTCGCATCGGGTCCCATTCTCAAGGAATATAACGATACCGAGACACTTCCCCAAAAAAAGCGCGTTTTTAGAACATTCTGGTCGCGCTTAGACCCGGCTCCCGTCACCGAAGCCAATGAACGGTTATTGGAACACTATCGCCGCGTCGCGTATGCGCGTGAATTTTTTGGGACACTTCGATTTCCCTGGGACGCGCGCGGCGAAGCCTATATCCGCTATGGCTCACCCGACCATGTGAGCAATTCGGGCAATATTCAACTGGAGCGAACAAAAAAATTGGTTGACGTAAAAGAGCGGCTCATTCAAAAGGCGGGGCCAGCAGTAGATCGGTTGCTCAGAGCGCGGGCCGACGCGGTCGCATCGAGCATGGTGGGTATGCGCGGGCAATTGCAGCGCACAGGGGACCGAAGCCCCGGCGCACGCGGCGAACGACAGCAAGTAACCAGTGGAACCATTTTGGGATGGCCGGTATATCCGGTGGACGGGATATGGGAATACTGGATCTATGCCGATGTTGGCGATGGCATAGAGGTCGTATTTGAACAGCGCTCAAACCAGGGAGCCTGGGATTATGCCGATATACCCCTCGGCAGGGGGCGGATTGCCAGAATCTGGCAGGACATGCATCCCGAAATCGTCTTGAAACAGGTTGCTGCTATTACACCGATGACATATCGCCCCGACTTTGCAACGGGCGCATTGGATTTTTATCTCGCCTCATCTGCTTTTCGAGGACAAGAAGATCTAACCGCACTCGAAATTTATTACGGTATTCCAACCGCGCAGTTGCACTTTGCAGCCGGGCAAGAAGGCGTGCAGATCGCACAATTAGATCGCGGCATTGTCGTTTACAATCAGGCGGGCGATCCCGTCTATCGCACCAGCCAGGAAATGGTACTACGCGCATCGGGTGAAGCCGATCAGTCGCCTGGCGCATATATGCCGGAGATGGACCGTCTGTTTTTAACACCAGGAAATTATCGCATCTCCGTGCAGGTTCTGGATCGCCGTTCGAGAAAATCACAGGTGTATCACATCAACCGCGTCGTGCCCGAATACGATATAGACGACGAGTTAAAAATCAGCGATGTGGAACTCGCCGCCACCATCAATGTGGCCGACAAGAGCCGGTTCCAAAAGGGCGATATCGAAGTAATTCCCATAGCTTCAAAAGCCTATTTGCCCACGCAACCCGTGTTTATCTATTTTGAAATTTACAACCTAAAACGCAATGCCTTTGGCCAGACCAAATACCGCGTATCTTATGTGGTGCGATCGCGCGATCAAAAGACCATCGGCGCGCGAATTTTGGGTAGTGTGGGCAAAATGCTCGGACAAAAGAGCGAACAGGGCGTTGTCTCAATCGAATACGAGCAGGTGGGAACAGAGACACAAGAGCCGGGATATCTTGAATTGGATATGTCGCGCTCTGAACCGGGCGAAAAAATCGTAGAAATCGCGATTGTAGATGAAACAACAGGTCAGACGGCAACCGCGACAGCGACATTTGTCACTCAATAG